From the genome of Athene noctua chromosome 26, bAthNoc1.hap1.1, whole genome shotgun sequence:
TTGCAGTTTGCATTTGGCTTTTTCTTGAATTATCTGATTGATTTTCATCTACAGCATGTTAAAATTATCTTGACACAAAGTCCATTTAAGCGATTATTCACTTACTCCTATATAAAGTTTAATAGACAAAGTTTAATGAAGTGGCCAGCCCAGAAAAGCAAACAACAGTTCTGTTTCTTTCAAGTGCTTTCTCCCTTGAGTTGGCACCAAATGTCTAGTTATTTTTCCTGAACTTTGCTGCTGACAAATGAGCAGTTGTTAGGGGCTGTGGAGCATTTGATACCTTAACACCAGGAAGCACTGCATGGTTCTTGAGTCTGGGAGTTTTCTGGGGATTTTGCTTAAGCTACAAGTTTCAAATCCATTTTCCTTTGATGTTGAGACTTAGGTTATATGTCGCTGTTGTCTTTTTGCTGTAAAATTTAGACCGTTGTCAGCATTCTTGGGATGATAAGGAAAGTCTAGCTTTGAATAAAGCAAGAACATGATGCTAATGTGAATGGGCTCCTCTTTCAGGCCTGTCTGACAGAAGGGATGATCCTGCACAGTTACGGCATGCTGCTGCCCTGCGGAGTAGACCAGTTCCATGGAACAGAATATGTATGTTGTCCTCAGACAAAGGTTGTGGATGAGGCTCTGTccaaggaggaagaggatgaagacGAGGATGAAGACTATGACGTTTATAAAAGGTAGGCTTCTTACTGGCATAGATGTTAACAGCTCTGTATGTGAAGTTGCTGTTCGTGAATATTTCACGCAGTGACTTTCTTGTGGCGGGGACTGAGAGGAGAATTTCTGTGCTTTTGGGTTTCCCAGAGGAGTGTCCTGAGCCTGAAAAAGCCTCTCAGAAGGACAAATGACTTTGCAGTGCTCCTGTAACTGGAGGAGCTAAACAGCTCCCTTCCCTTCATTCTTAGTCAGTCAGAAAGACTGTCTGGCTGCTCCAGTAGGTCCCTCCCCCAGTGGTGGACTTCCACTTACTGAAAAGAAGCTGATGGGAGAATGCAGGCAGCCCCTCTAAGCCAGAGGCACAGAGAAGCTCTGCCTGCAATAACAGGACTCTCTGCAATGAGGGAGGTCCCGTTGCTGTGGTTGATCAATAGTTGGTAGATTTATTTTTCCCATCTCTTGTGTTTCTAGAACAGATGACAAGAGAATCGTTGTTCTGGTACATGAAAGGCTGGCTGTGAAGTGGTTAGCCTTAACTTTACTCCCTAACTGAACTGTATCCCTTCAGTGAGTTCCCTACAGAGGCAGGTGTAGAAGACTTCACAGGAACAGCTGTGGAGGAAGATGAGGATGAAGAAGacgaaggggaagaggaggaggaggacgtgGTGGAAGACCGTGATTACTATTATGATAGCTACAAAGTTGACGATTACAATGAAGAGACCCCCACAGAGCCTAGCAACGAGAAGGCTGTTTCTGAAAAAGAAGTCAGCAGCGATATGAAATGTAAGACACATTCTAGCCCACAGGCCTCTTGCTTCCTTGAGAGTATTCTCGTTGGCTGTTGGTTGGTGATGGGTTTTTGATCAAGTTAATAAATGCCACTTGGAAGTTTTATTTGCCAGATAAGTTGGCAAACAGAGGAAAGCTGATGATGCTTATGTTTCAAGTGTTGAAATTAACTCTCTAGAGCATTTGCCATATGTTTCCAGATAAACAGCAGTTCTGCTGGCAGAAAGCCCGGTGTTTGGCACACTGAACGAGCACCTTCGTGAAGGTGCAGTGTGGAATCAGAAAACCACACCTGCGTGGGCTAGTTTTGAAAAACCTTAGAGGCTTTTGGGGGTGCACTAAGAATTTAAAGTCGTAGTTTGGGGTGATTACCCTGCTTTTGGTGTTTTATACTCGTTTACAAAAAGGAAGCTGAAAGTGATGGGCTGTACTCTGCAGAGGTGGCCTAAAAGGGCCATCTGGCCACTTAAGGGTGAGGAAGATACGTAGCGCTGCCTTAAACAGCCTTTGCATAAACCCTTCTCTTTCCTGAAACAAAGTCAGCCGACACAATTGGCCCACTTTTATTATATGAGTAACATATACTTACTGCAGTAGTAATACAGACTGTGCTTGCGGTAGCTTTTGTTAAGTGCTGGGTGCCATTGCAGAGGGCATCTGCTGATTGTGTGGTGCCTCAGCGTTATATGAGGTCCTACACTTCACCTGTGGAAGTGtctgcagaggaaggaggaggggagagggaccGAAATTCAATTAGCTACAGATCACTGAATCATTGCCAGCAATTCTTGCATCTTTTTGGTAAAATGCCAGCATGCTGCAGATAATTTTACTTGCTGAAATAAGGCTTAGCTCATATATGTGCAGGGTTGTTACAGATCTGCAGGTGTTGAAACAGAATTGGAGCAATATGATTGGGGTGTCTGTTTTGGGGGGTACGCAGTCTGTTTTTCTGTAGTACCGTGAACAGTTGCTAACTCACAGACTGTATCTGTTCTCTTGCCTCAGAATAACCCAGCTGCTTATATTGCCCGCTTATTGTGAAGCAGTCCACGTGCCATGGCTACCTGGAGTTTCAGTGTTTAGTGTATAGATGtttcaaaacttaaaaaactAGCGGCTGCGATTGCCATGGCAATCACGTTCTTTTTGCTTAGCCTGCCTTTTCACTTCCTCTTAATACCTCACCTTTAAGATGTGAAGTGTCTATCCAGGCAGAGTGCAGCGGAACAGGACACCTTTGAATTCTTTAAGCAGCCCTAATGGGTTTTCTTTCCATCGTGTTGGTTTTATACAGTAGAGGCTCTACCACTGGGACACACGAGGCATAGCGCTGTGGCATCAGCAAAATAGATCCTAGCTAAGGAGAAGTCACTTCTGCAGATGAGAGCTCCATGTTGAGAAAACTGCTGCTGCTACATGTTTGCCCCAAAGCACCACGTGCAGGCGCTTCCCCAAATAGCACTGGCAAGCCTTGCGATGGATGCTTTTGCAATGTTAAAAatcgccccccaccccccaaaactgACAAAAGCCCTTTGGTCGGTGAAGTAGCGATGCTGAGGCCAGCGCTGGTGCCCCAGAAGAAGCTGTGACCTAGAGCCACCTCTGCGTTGCGTAAGTCGCTCGGCAAGGCCTGTGCTCCTCACTAGCTCATGTTCTAACCCGTCTCCACACAGCTGTCTGCTCCCAGGAGGCGATGACAGGGCCCTGCCGGGCTGTGATGCCTCGTTGGTACTTCGACCCTAACAAGAGAAAATGCGTTCGCTTTATATATGGAGGCTGCGGAGGCAACAGGAACAATTTTGAGTCAGAGGAGTATTGTATGGCTGTGTGTAAAAAGATGAGTAAGTCCTGCCTCCCACTGGCCCTTTTGCAGCTAGCCACTGTCTGTCTGGCGTTTGGTGTCTCCTCCTCCTTGCCTAAGTCAAGAGAGGATACGTCTGTAGCTCATCCTTTTGGTTCTGGTGTCTGCAGCAGTTCTGTCTGTCCTTTTGCAGCAGTCTCCTCTTGTCTCCGCTTCTCTAGGTCTTTAGGGTGAACTTTCCTGGGGAAAGCGGCTCTCGGCATACGCTGTCTGTGCTCACCGTTGCCTTGCAGCTCTTGCTAAGGGCTTAGTTGTCATCATCCAGATCTACAGCAGGGATCAGGGGCTGTCTCTAACCTCTTGTGAAAACACATAGCTTGCTTGTTCGCGTAATtggctttttttccaaatatgtgGAAGGAAGCACTCGCTTTCCCCAGTCATGTTACTGTGCATATGTTTCACCAGTCGGTCCTGGAAACCAGGCTGCTACTTGCTGTTCTGGTAGTAGGTGTTTTCTTGCTATTGTATTTTGGGAAAATATCAGAGTAGTAGTATAGAATTCAGATTCCCACCTTCAGCTTGGTTTGAAATACGAATCTTAACTCAATCTCTGCATTTCTGAGAGCCTGAAATTTTTGGCACCAATTTCACCTGGCTTTTATGTCAGATGATAAAACTACCGAAAACATTTTAACCTCCTTATTAATCTTATTGTTGAACTCCAGCACTTCCACTTCAGCTACCATTAAAGCtttttgaaaggctttttgtGTTATCTGGGGCTTGGCAGTCTGACTATACAGCCGTAATCCTGTTTACAAAATGGGCTTCATGCAAGTGCTTTAGATTGGGCTGATCTAACTGAAGTGGTGAAATAAAAGATGCGGATGTCAGGAGCTTTTTGTACAAAAGTTTGTCCTGTTACAGAGGGATTTGGGGCTGGAAAGAGAGTTCTCTGTGTCCAAGCCTGGTTTAGAAATGCCATGAGCAGGCCCAGAATACAGTACAGATGTGACGTTGTCCCTTGCACGCAGCGGTAATGCCTGTGTTGTGTGTTGCCATTTTTTCATGCCATAATCCTTTCCCCTTCTTCACTCCTCCTTCCTTAGTTACAGTAAAGGTTCGTGGACTCAGGTGCATGCTAAACTCTTACCCTGTATCCATGCCAAAGTGCCAGGTGAATTTTTTTCTACAGCATGCTTTTTCAATGACGTGTTGGAGGTTTATTCCACCCAAATAACTAATGGGATTGAAAGGTTGCCTTaactttccctttctgccctcccTCTGCTGAAGGGCAACAACAGAGCGCATCGTTTTTTGGTGAGATCCTTTCAGAAAGGGTTCTGGGATGTGTAGTTTCTAAAACTGTAGCACGGAAACTTGATTCAGCGTCTCCTGAGCTGCAGTATATGGAGTACAGAGCCCCTGTTGTGGATTTTGCAGATGGTTGCCATTACCAgttctgaaattctgtttctcCCTTTGTCGAATTTGAATGTCTTAAAGATACAAACCATCCAGTTTATTGGACAAGTCAATTTGTCACACTGAGCCTCCTTCTGTTGCTGTCTTGTCTAATATCATTGCCTGTTAGTCCTGCATGATGCATCTGGTAGGGAAGGTAGGTTTGAAGTGTGAAATACCGGGTAGTGTTTTGTGCAGATTTATTGTCAAGCTCCCTAATCATATTAATGATGTCTGGAGCCAGCTTGTCAGCGAACAGCTAATGCACAAAATGTCATTTAAACTATCCAAAGCCAAtgtgaaagggaagagaaaacaagTCCTGTATTCTGCAATCCAAGTCATTCTTTTGCTGGAGCTGAATAATGCTCGTCTCAGAACTAATGAGAAGACCGAACAGGTGCTGGTTGCCGCAGTGCATTACTGTGTTGTTGGGATGATGTAACTAACTGATGTTGTGCAGTAAATTGGCAGCGTAGATACCAAAATGGACTCCTGGTAGGTGGCGGTTCAGTAAACTCAGTCTGCCAGATTGTTAATTATGCAGGCATGGAGATTCTTCTCCCTACCTGTCCTTTGCAATCCAGGATTGCAGGTTTGTGAACCTCCGCTTACCCTTACTTTTCTCTTTGCAGTGCCAACTGATGATGTGGATGTCTATTTTGAAACCCCAGCTGATGACAACGAGCACGCCCGCTTCCAGAAGGCGAAGGAGCAGCTGGAGGTCAGACACCACAACCGCATGGACCGGGTGAGCTTCAGTCGTTTGTGCTGTGCCCGTGTTTTTCTGGACAAATTGATGATGAACTGACTTCCTTTCCAGTCGCCAACCTTCTGCGTGTCTCTTGCAACGTGACCACGCTGTGGCAGTTAGATTGTAATTTCTTCAGATGCTGGGAGAGAGGAATCACTGGAGATGCTTGCCTTGCTGCTCATTTGCTTAAGTGCTAGGTTTAAACCCCACAGCAGCTCTTTTGTGCCTTCGAAACCTATCTGGGCTGGGCAAAGATCTGCCTGTGAAGGCAAATTAGCTCACAAAGATCAGATGTAAATTTGTGTCTTGTTGATGTGTTCTGTCCTTTCTTTGTCCAGGTGAAAAAGGAATGGGAGGAAGCAGAACACCAAGCTGTAAATCTCCCCAAGGCAGAAAGGCAGACCCTCATTCAGGTAAGGACCTAAAGTTACTGGTGCTTGGCCTTCGTCTTCTCAATAAACCGAGAGATTGTAATATTCAAAGCCAAAAGACGACTGAGATGGAAGAACAGCTTTCCTGTTCTGTCAACAGCTGCTTTTTAGAGGAGATCTGATTCAGTTACGTGCTTTGTTCTGAAAGCTGGAGATGATCCCATACTGTGCCAGGTCCTTTCCTAGACCCAGTGGAAGGGAGCTGTCTCACCCCTCaagcgcagcagcagcagcagagacaaattGTAACTTCAGACCTTTGGCCTGTTTTGCACTAACCAGCTGCCTCACAGCCCAGTTCAGAGTGGCCCCGACTCTCTGGACGCGCATTTCCTGTTCGGGCAGACTTAGTGAAAACCACTTAGACAGCACATAAAGCTGGTTTGCTGCCAAAATGCCAATCTTTTGCCTTATGAGGAGAGTTCAGTTAGACTGTGAAGTTAATCAGGGATATTCTCCGTATGGGATTGTTAGGGGCAGGCTCTTCTGGCAATGACAACTATATGAAGTTCCCTCAAGCTAATATACGACTAAGTGACTGACTCCAGCTTTTAAACCCATTTTATCCTGGAACACAGTTTTCTCTCTACATTTTTTAACGTAAGCCACTTTAAGTCCAAAAGACTTTTCCATCATCTCTGTTGAAACATAACAACGCTTAATGGACTTTGCTGGCTCGTTGGAGATGTGGGTTATGACCTTTCTAATAGAATATAAAGAGATTTGATATGAAGGCGCACTGATGAAAAATCCCCTATGCGATACCTCTGTAAACTTACAAATTCACATTAATGTCTCTAGGCTGAAGGCATCTACCCTACTTCCATATTGCAAGGTTGAGGGAAAGAGTTAATACTGTGCCATTCGTTCAGTGCAGTCTGGATCTCCCATCTTCAACATGATCTTTATTTGCAAGGTCGTGTGCCCCCTTCAGACCTTTGAAGGGGGTTTGGAAGACAGATTTTCACTATTGAGTTTGCAAAGATGAAATCCTCATCACTGCTTCTCAGTGCCCTTCTTTCCTCCTCTAAATGCCTGGGACGTGCAGTGTGACTGTCTCTGTTTGTCCTGAGGAGTTATGTCAGTGAGAATAGGTGACCCTGATGCATACAGTGCATTTCATGCAgattcctttctttcttctagcACTTCCAGGCAATGGTGAAATCGCTGGAGAAAGAGGCAGCaagtgagaagcagcagcttgtgGAAACTCACCTGGCTCGTGTGGAAGCCATGTTGAACGATCGCCGTCGGATTGCTCTGGAGAACTACCTGGCTGCCCTGCAGGCTGACCCGCCACGGGTGAGTGTCTTTGCAACAAATTTTGATGACAGGGTAGCTCTGGGCAGGGTGGAAGGTGGGAATAGCTTGGTGAGAAGACTGCCTGTGACTTGTCAGGGCAGAAACCAGGAAGAGATTCCCAGTAAAGCTTTCTCCATCGTGGCAGTTTGTGCTGCAGACTTAGCAGTGGGTCTCCTAATTGACTCACTTTACTTTCTGCCGGGTTAAAAAACCCTCAGCTTTGTTTAGTGTTCGTAAGACATAGTGTTCCGAGTCAGACAgacttaatttaaaaagaaaatatccaagGTGATTGATCTGTCTGGTAGCAAAGCAGACTCACGTCTGAAGTGCTTCATTTCAGCTGAGAATTTTATTTGAATCAAATGGATTTGAGCTCTTCCCCTCCTCAAATCCTGCAGCCCCACCGCATCCTGCAAGCTCTGAAGCGCTATGTTCGTGCTGAGAACAAGGACCGTCTGCACACCATCCGCCATTACCAGCACGTCCTGGCAGTCGACCCAGAAAAGGCTGCACAGATGAAATCTCAGGTACGAGAATGTTTCTATCAAGGGAGGCATTGTTAGCCAGCCCTGGCTGTCGCAGACTCTAGAAGCTGTGCCTTGAGTCCTCACGCTATTTTTCTGGGTACTATAGCAACTTCGGGTACTTGTGCAGAGATCTCCCGTTCCGTGTGTATGGGCCTGTCACCAGATACACTGTCTGTACGATTCTCCTTGGTCCGTGACTTGGTATGAAATATTGGAACTCTGCTTTAGTCATGAATTATTGTTGGTCACAATAACAATAGGGGTCACAACAACAAACCTAGGACTAGTCTGATACcatttttgtgtttccttttgtcAAGCACCCATGAAATTATTTGCTGGGGACTTGGGGACTTGGTCAGACTTCCTCACTTCTTCCAAGACCTCGTGTCTGTGTTCATTTCAGTAGGCTTGTTCTTCACGATgcctgtggtttgggtttgtgggAATTCttctgtgcctctgcagaactACTGCCTTGTTTCTGAAGTGTAATACAGAAGCCTTGCCAAGAATTTGATCGTTGTTGTTAACGTTATTAGAAAGTCTGTTTTGATAAGTCGGTTTTGTACTGTTGCAATATATTTGACTCCTGAACAGCCAGAAAGCCCTTTTCCTTTTGCTGACTACTGTATGTGAATAGGCTGCCTGAAGCAGATGTCAAACCTGGCCGTTGTACTAGTTGTAGATACTCCACAAATATTTAGAATTACATCCTGATACTTGTTTTTTCAACCCACTTTTAAAATGGTGAAAGATGTACTGAAAGATTCCGGTTAAGAATGGCCTGTTAACACTGAAAGGTCTCCTCGTAAGGGTATGTCCTTTCACAGCTTCAGAGAGAACTGACTGTCCAGTCACAGCTGTAGGAGGATAATCTGTGTTTTACCAGCCCCagtttactgggaaaaaaatgctttaccTGGCTGTAGAACCAGCAGATGGAAATATCATGGTTTAAGAGTAAGGTAGGGACTGGAGTCTGTTTGTCACCCCTGGTGAGGTGTAGCACAGCGTTGCAGGGATTTTCTAGAGGCAAACCTCACGCTTGGAGGTGCCTGGTCCCACGGGTTTCGTGTCGTTTCTTCGTGCTATCGGTGGCTGCTTCTGTGGTTCCTGTTAAGCTGCGCATCCTCAGAAAGAGATTGTGGTATTCAAGCACCGTCCACCCTGACCCTTTGTTCTGATGCTGCCAAAGCCCAGGAGGGAGTGTGTGAATTGTATTCTTATGCTAAAACCTAAACAGTCCTTAATTCATTCTGAAGGCTGCAGTGTCAACAAATCGACTGCGAGGGATGTGGGTGGTACAGTTCAATTTCCATTCGCTTTACTTTTCAGATGCACTTTAAGCTCCTCAATCGATTCCCTTGATTGACAAGCTGCCACATGTAAAATTAAATTGCTTTCATCCTTGCTCTTAAAGGTCGCCTACATGTCAGACTGTAAAACGGATCCGTGCAGCTCCttagctttttttaaacatttggcCGTCCATGTAAGCGTTTTTTCTGGGTCTGTGTGATCCCTGATTACGCAGCACCCTCTTCAGGTCAGGCTTGACTTCACCAGTGAATTTAATACGCTAGGGAAGAGTGATTTGAGGTTGCGTAGAGTTTGAGTTTGAATTTATTTCTCGAAGGAAGGGAGAACGCTGTTGCCAGCAAGTGGGTGTAGTGCGTGTAAGACAAATGTGATGCCACCGTTGGTCTGAAAGGCACCTTTGTTCTGAAACCAGAGTTGATAAATAATATTGTCTGCTCCCTTTGTGTGTATCTTTTCTAGCAGTCAGGAATGATAATCCATTTAATAAAGCACTTGCTTGTAGCTGCTGTGGGAATTGAATTATGACTGTATCTGGCATATGGGAAATACCAGCTTCAGTGTTTCCAGGGTAGAGCTGCTTACAGCAGGAGTCAGATGAATCCTCTCTCTCACCCCCAACCTTTCCCAAAACACGGAGAGCACCGTGTACAAGTGGCTGGTTCCAGTGAAGCGCGATGTGTTAAAGAGCATCAGTCAGAGGAGTGGAGTAGGTGGACCTGTGTACCATCCTGTTGTCTGTCACAGCAGATTTACCAGTGGTAGATATTTTATTAAACAAGTGAAGAGCCGGTACCAGTCAAGTGACTGACAGTCTTTGCCAACTCCAACACACTCTTGTACGTTTGCAGGTGATGACACATCTCCATGTGATTGAGGAGCGAATGAATCAAAGCTTGTCTCTGCTCTACAAGGTGCCATATGTGGCTGAAGAAATCCAGGATGAGATTGGTCAGTGTCTCTGTGCCAGCTCCCGTGCCACCGTGTTAGACCACAAGCTTTTATATTGGGTGAAGTGGGCTCCAAAAAGCTCCACTGAGGGGATGCCCTCAACCGCAAGCACATGGGCTTAGGCTTATGTAGCACAGGACAGATATTCTGTGTTTTTCAACACAACCAGTCAGAATAGCTTGTTCCTAATAACTTTTGctgtccatttaaaaaaaaaaaaaaaaaaaaaaatcaacattcaGAATATCAAAGCTGTCTCTCAAAGGGAGATGAAGGCGATCCATAAAAATAAGCAGATGCTTTCCTACTTTATAGGAGTTCAATCCCATCTTACCATAACCTCTTGCCACTTCAAACTTCTTGGCTCTTATTTGTATGTGTTTCTAGCCAACGGCTTTACTGAGGATTCCAGATGAGACTTCAGAGCAGGCAAGATAAGATAACCTGGCAGCCCTGAACAgtgttcccctgcagccctgcctcaGCTAGGTTCAAACCATCTGCCCCTTTCTGTTCCTGCCAGGCTTCATGCAGTTTGTGTAATATTGCCTCTTATTCCTTTCAGATGAGCTGCTTCAGGAGCAACGTGCAGACATGGATCAGTTCACATCCTCCATTTCTGAATCCCAGGTGGATGTCAGAGTGAGCTCTGAGGAGAGCGAAGAAATTCCCCTGGAGGGCAAACCTTTCCGTCCGTTCCAGGTGAAAACCTTCCCAGCCTTGCCTGAAAGTGAAGGTACGTGGAACTGAAAATGGGGTTCACTGGCTTTACAGAATGTAGGTGCTTTTTCTTAGCTCGGTGGCACAGGAAGCTCCATCCCTTTGGGTGATTTAAGAGTAAAGCAGTggccccagcagcacccctcAAACTCTGTCTGTTGGAAAGAGGCAGTGCTGCTAGTAATTTGCActgagcttgatttttttttttttttttttttttttccgattcTTCTCTTTGCAGAATTGTTTTATCTCTTTCCATTTTGCAGGAGCGTTAAATTTTTACAGTGTGGCTTGactctggaaataattttcagtctttaattAAAACGCTCTCATGTCATATTAAGTCTTTGTGCCATGACCTGCTGAAGGGCTTCAggaattctctttatttttttttttaagtatatatcTATACTTTTGTATCATCGAGTGTTGACAGCTGCTGTGTGcgtgtgtatttattttaaaaatgcttgaaCAGAGTCCTGAGCTTAAAGAAAGCTGTAGACTAAAAGCCTTTCCCAGGGTCTGAGTCAGAAATCATGCGcaaaccttttttcctttctctcttaatctcctttctctgctatttttgtttttgttttccctcctgcTAGATCCTCAGCCGGATTTGTACCATCCAATGAAAAAAGGTTGGTTCTAAGCTGCTCCCTCACAGTGCTTTCGATCACTCTCCTACCTTCTCAATGTGTTTGATAGCTTCATTTTAGTTTCATACTcacctttattttcatttccctgCTCTCATTTAGATCAGTAACTTTCGATTTTGCTTATTTAGACCTAGTGTTAAAGAAATGAGCTAGTCTGAGCATCTAATTGATTGTGTATGTATCTCCTGATGGGCTCACAAGGTGTTTATAGAGTGCACAGAGTAGCTTCTTTGCCCTCAAGAAACACGGGTTTAGCAGTCTCTGCAACCGTGCAGTACTTTGCATCCCTCTGTGCACTCGTGTTCGACGCGTCTCAAATAAACTGTGcagtgctgatgggaagtagtctAGAGGCTCTTTTGCCTGCTGGGGAATCTGTCCTTGCCACCTGATGACAGCACTGAACTAGGAACGAGAGTGCCGCCACAGACAGAGGCTAAATGTCCTCACACGTACTGCAGAGTGCAGCGGGTCTGGGACAGATAAATTAGGAGATTCCTTCTTTGTGTTTGTGGTCTCCTCGGCGTCACCTTTTCACATGTAGCATCTCTCTGTACTGGCAAAGTCCTGTGTGATTATCCATTTCTCCCTTAGCTTGTTGTTAATTCTGCAGTAACTCAGTGCCTGGCTAAAAAGGGGCTGTCTGGGCTTtaagagcagcacagaaacaccAGCATTAAAGTAAATCCTCTGTAGGCGATGCAGTCTCAGGTAAAGATCAGGCCTGGCTGATCTGCTACCACATACATTGTTCCTGAAGTAGAAATGGATGTCTTAATTCTTAAAGCAGTGGTACATGTGCTATGTGCGGGGAGTAAACCCAGCGTTTTAATCTGCCTTTGGTTCCAGATATATTTTGCAGAATCTTAAAGGAGCGCAAAGCATTTTGCTAATAACCATTTAACGTGAACACAGGTAGTTTTGTAACGTGGCGAAGGCCAGATAGCTTGAAACTGTTCCCATTATCAGTGTTTCTCTACAAATGTAAGTCATCTTCATCCCTCTTGTGGAACAGTGTACAGCTAAATTCAGTGTACTGACTGCTCTGGAAAGAATTGGGACAGCCTTtagtttgttgttggtttttttttctttggtgtggggtggttttttttttgacagctgcTTTGTTGATTTAAAGATGATAAATATAGGCTGGTTCTCTCCCCATTTAGGTAAATGGAAGAGTTTCTGATGACTTGGGGACAGAGATTATATCCTGCACTTgctccttctctcccttcccttttcaTTGGATTTCATGAGGGCTGCTAGGGAGTTTGGGGCGgctttttgtgcatgtgtgtggttTTGTTCCCTGGGAAGTATATAATCTGAATTGTGTCTTTGAGCTCCGTAGCACTGGGTCTGTTATTTGGTACAGCACTCTGTGACAAATAGCAAAGCTCAGTGCAGCAGCTGAACTCCCAGCCCTGGAGACTGTGCTACACTGGCTCCTGAGAATTGAATAAAGCAGCCATAGGCCAAAAGCTGACACAGGAGTTCTCTAAAATCTATTTGTGGCTAGTCTCTCCAGAAAATCCCAGTCATTGACTTTCACAATAACGTGACCTGCTTCGACAGCCGTGAGAAGTCAGACTGGCAGTCTTGGCCGTGCTTGGAATCTGATTACTGTCTCCGAAGAACCGCGCGGAAAAAGGGGATGCACAAAAACCCGAGATGCTTCTTTTAGGAGGAGTTGGAGTGAAACGTTTCTTTCCTTGGCATTTTCAGGCAGTAAAAGCTTGTCACTGAAAACTTGCCTTGGAGCCAACTAGCCTTTCCTTGCATCTCATTGGAGAACACGCTGCCAATTTCAGCAGCAGTTGACATAGTGTCTTAGGCAACCTGCAAGCTCAGCAGCTTGTGGAGAGGTGTGTGCAATCACCGGCAAAGAGTTAAGGGCTGTAGTAATGTTTCCCCCGCCTCGTGATCCTCGTTGGAGAGACCCCGTTGTAGGTTCAGGGCTTTGCTGTCCTCCCGCTTTTGCGTTAGGGAGACATAGGTGTTGTGAAGGACGCAACGTTGTCCCTACTGAGAATGGACAACTGGAATGCTCCTGACTTGCTACGCTACGTTAGGCCTGAGTGTCTTGCATCAGGCTCTTCTCTTACTGATCTGATCTATTTATAAACGCTTCAGA
Proteins encoded in this window:
- the APLP2 gene encoding amyloid beta precursor like protein 2 isoform X2, with protein sequence MGSALRFPLLLLLGLAGPAATLAGYIEALAANAGTGFAVAEPQIAMFCGKLNMHVNIQTGKWEPDTSGTKSCFGRKEEILQYCQEMYPELQITNVVEANQPVSIDSWCKRGKKQCKDHTHIVVPYKCLVGEFVSDVLLVPEKCRFFHKERMDVCKSHQHWHTVAKEACLTEGMILHSYGMLLPCGVDQFHGTEYVCCPQTKVVDEALSKEEEDEDEDEDYDVYKSEFPTEAGVEDFTGTAVEEDEDEEDEGEEEEEDVVEDRDYYYDSYKVDDYNEETPTEPSNEKAVSEKEVSSDMKLPTDDVDVYFETPADDNEHARFQKAKEQLEVRHHNRMDRVKKEWEEAEHQAVNLPKAERQTLIQHFQAMVKSLEKEAASEKQQLVETHLARVEAMLNDRRRIALENYLAALQADPPRPHRILQALKRYVRAENKDRLHTIRHYQHVLAVDPEKAAQMKSQVMTHLHVIEERMNQSLSLLYKVPYVAEEIQDEIDELLQEQRADMDQFTSSISESQVDVRVSSEESEEIPLEGKPFRPFQVKTFPALPESEDPQPDLYHPMKKGSGMTELDGLIGAEEKVINSKNKVDENVVIDETLDVKEMIFNAERVGGLVDEPDNENSLRDDFSFSSSALIGLLVIAVAIATVIVISLVMLRKRQYGTISHGIVEVDPMLTPEERHLSKMQNHGYENPTYKYLEQMQI
- the APLP2 gene encoding amyloid beta precursor like protein 2 isoform X1 — its product is MGSALRFPLLLLLGLAGPAATLAGYIEALAANAGTGFAVAEPQIAMFCGKLNMHVNIQTGKWEPDTSGTKSCFGRKEEILQYCQEMYPELQITNVVEANQPVSIDSWCKRGKKQCKDHTHIVVPYKCLVGEFVSDVLLVPEKCRFFHKERMDVCKSHQHWHTVAKEACLTEGMILHSYGMLLPCGVDQFHGTEYVCCPQTKVVDEALSKEEEDEDEDEDYDVYKSEFPTEAGVEDFTGTAVEEDEDEEDEGEEEEEDVVEDRDYYYDSYKVDDYNEETPTEPSNEKAVSEKEVSSDMKSVCSQEAMTGPCRAVMPRWYFDPNKRKCVRFIYGGCGGNRNNFESEEYCMAVCKKMMPTDDVDVYFETPADDNEHARFQKAKEQLEVRHHNRMDRVKKEWEEAEHQAVNLPKAERQTLIQHFQAMVKSLEKEAASEKQQLVETHLARVEAMLNDRRRIALENYLAALQADPPRPHRILQALKRYVRAENKDRLHTIRHYQHVLAVDPEKAAQMKSQVMTHLHVIEERMNQSLSLLYKVPYVAEEIQDEIDELLQEQRADMDQFTSSISESQVDVRVSSEESEEIPLEGKPFRPFQVKTFPALPESEDPQPDLYHPMKKGSGMTELDGLIGAEEKVINSKNKVDENVVIDETLDVKEMIFNAERVGGLVDEPDNENSLRDDFSFSSSALIGLLVIAVAIATVIVISLVMLRKRQYGTISHGIVEVDPMLTPEERHLSKMQNHGYENPTYKYLEQMQI